Genomic DNA from Novipirellula galeiformis:
GCCGCAACCCTCGCGACACCCTCCACGGCGGTTCAAGCCGCCGATTGCGGTTGCAAATCCGCGATTCACAAGGATGGCGGAATCGCCCTCCCGCTGCTGAACGTCGGGCGAGCTGCCCACGGTTGTCCGCCTAAACATGGGCCGATCTATCGCTCCTTGGATGCCTTTGCTGGCGGAATCGAAAAAATGCTCGGCTTGGACAAATGCCGAACCGCAGGTGGCTGTGACGATCTCGGTTGCGATGGTGGCTGCGACGCGGCACCCAGCGATACGTTCCTCTACGGCGAACATCCTATCGACGCGCCGTATCCCAGCGACGAGCATGAGTCTTACGGGGCTCCCTTGCCGATGTCGGCTGCGGAGATAGGTGAACCACGGATGCCCCCACAACGCATGAGCGAGCCGCGGATAATCACGCCACACTCGCCGATGCAGATGAGTGAACCGATGATTCGTTCCACCCCTCCGGAAAGTCGACCGAGAACGGGACGCGCAGGTTCGTTGCCTGTCTCTCCCGCGCCGCGGCAAGTGGAATCGATTGGACCGGGCGTATCGCCCGAGCAACGTGGAATTCCGGTACCACCGGCGGACGCCCCTCGCAGCGCTCCGCAAGAAACTCGCCCTGCTCCGGCCCAGCCGAAAACAGACGGGGGCTCGTTGTTCGACAGCTTGTCGGATCCCTTTAGCGAAGATGAAGTGCGAGTTCGCCCGTTCCCCAAGGTTCGGCAAACTCAGTACGAGGTGCCGAAGGTCAATCGTACGAAGTTGCCACATCCCCAATCGCTCTAACGCAATGCGAACCGAAGGCGACGTTGCGTTGACCGGGCTGTTGCGTTGACCGGGCCGGTGCGTTGGAGCCGCCTTGCTCAGGCGGGATGTCGCAATCGAGTCGGAGTTAGCGAATCGGAGTTAGTTGGGCCGCGAAATCAAATCGCGATAGAGCGTGCGGTAGCGATCAACCATCGTGGGAATCGAGAAATCGGTTCTCGCTCGCGACTGGTTCCGCTGGCCTCGGTCACGGCTCAACGCCGCGTCGTCCAAAAATCGCTTGACTTGCCTCGCCATCGCGTCGGAATCGCCCGATTCGAACAATTGGTCATCGGGGCAATGGGCTAACAATTCGCTTGATCCTTCGACGTTGCTACACACGACGGGCAACCCCGCCGCCATGGCTTCGAGTACGACATTCGGCATGCCCTCGTAATGACTGGGCAGCACGAGCACACGCGACGCCCTCATCCAAGCCCCGATGTTGGCTCGCCAAGGTAAGCGTTTCACGCGGTCCAGCCCCACTTGTCGAGTCCAATGGTCGATCTTGCTCTCCAAGGGGCCCTCGCCAATCAACAACACGCGGCGATTGGATCCCGGCGGTGCGAGGAGGTCAATTTGTTCTTGGATTAACTCTAGTCCTTTCTGGGGGTGCATGCGGCCAACGAACAGCGTCACCATGCTTTCGTCGTCCCAATCGAGTGTGTGCCACGCGATCGGAAGGGCGCTCGAGAATTGCGGCACATCGACGCCATTGGGAATCACGCAGGTTTGCGGAGCCTCGGTGCCAAGACAGCGGTGTGAAAAGGCCTGCACTTGCTCGCTGACACAAACGACACGCTGCATCTTTTTTACCACACGTCGTTCGACTTGGTTGCGGATGCGATGGGTCTGGGCCACTCGGATTCCACCCACGCAAATGTCGACTCCGGCGTCTTTCGCAGCCAGCGTTCCGATCACGTTTGCGTGAAACAAGAATGTTTGCACCAGCGCGGGTTGGAACGCCCTGAGCAACTTTCGTAATTCGCGGCGGGCCTGCAAAAAATGCCAGGCGGAATCGAGGTTCAGAAACGTGACCGAGATTCCATGCGAGGAAAGCCGGTCCACGAACATTGCTTTGTGCGGAATCGGGGGCGAGCCCAAACTATACACCCGCACCTCGTTGGTGTTGTCGGCCATGCCAATCGCGATCTCGGTCAAACACCGTTCGGCGCCGCCGGGATTCAGTTCGGTAATGACAAACGCAATTCGCATCGGACCCCTCGATCCCCCTCGGTTATAACAGGCGGGCGGCGATCACGACCGCAGCGGTTTCGATTCGATAAATTCGATTTCCCAGCGGCAGACATTGAAAGCCGTGCTGTGACGCCAACGCCACCTCGTCGTCGGTCCATCCGCCTTCGGGACCCACCGCAACGAGGTACGATTTGGTCTCCTCGTCTGGGCGGGACGCAGGCGGAGACCGCAGCACGTCCTCGCACTCGTCGTTGGGGTGGGCGATCCAGCGAGTTTCCGAGGGCACCGCTGGTTCGGCAACAAAGGTAGCGGTGGTGACCGGGGCTTGGATCGTCATTAAGCGGTTGCGTCCGGATTGTTTGCACGCTTCGATGACCGTCCGTCTCAGTTTTTCTAGCAACGCCGCGGAGGGTTCCCGCTGCGTTCGCGCGGCGACAACCGGAGTGACGGTTCGGACTCCAATTTCCGTCAATCGTTCGATGAGTTCGCGACAGCGATCAGGTTTGGGAAGGGCAATGCCGAGGTGAAGCGACGTCGTCGATTCACGGTTGGGACGCGTGCTGGGATTGGCGCTGCAAAAACACTCACGCCGTGTGACCGCGTCGATGGTCGCATCGGCTTCGTTGCCTTGACCATCAAAGAGGGTGATACCATCGCCCGCGTTGGCTCGCATCACGCGGATCGCATGCTGGGCCTCGGTATCGAGGAGTGCAACTTTGCCGCCTTTGAGGGGCAGGTTAGGACAGTAATAACGACGAGTCATTGTGTGCGTGGGGGACCGGCGGAATACGCGGGACAGCATCCCAGGGATGCTGCAGGATCGATGAATGCAGTGCCGATGATACACCCAAAGGCAATCGACGTCTTCGGTGGTGTCGTTTTCGTGAGGTTCATGCAGGTTCGTGAAGTGCCTGCAGCGAGCTTTTTCGTCTCTCTCCCAACGAGCGTCCGCCAATCGAAAAGGATCTTGCGCCATGACCGACGTTCGCGAATATTGGCGTCTCTCGGACTTGCCATTTTCAGGCGACCCGGACCCTTGGTTTTTCGCCGGGACGCCACAGAAATCCTGTCTGGCCAAACTCACCGAGTGCCTCGCGACGCGAACGCGAGGCGTCCTTATCCCAAGCGAGCCGCAATGTGGCACGACCACATTGTTGAGCCACCTCGCCACCAATGCCGGTGTGGGGGATCTTGCGACTCAATTTGTGATGACCCACGGGACGCGTGAGGCGACGGTTGCATCGATCGTTTCCCAGCTCGCACGCGGTTTGGGAATCGATCACGAATCGGTAACCGGCAGACGCAAAATCGATTGTGGTGAGATCGAGCGGGCAATGGAATTCGATGCACGACAACAAATCCATACCGTTTGGTTGGCCGACGGGCTGAGCGAGGCGGTGTGGAAGGTCTTGAAATCGTTGTCGCATTGCAATTGCTTTTCGATCGTGGTCGCCGCCCATGACGTCCGAGTGACTCGTTTGTCCATGCAGGTGCGGCAGCCGTGTCGCACGGTAGCGTTGGACCGTTTCACGCTCGACGATACCCGGGATTTCATTGCACAATCGATCATGCGAGTTGGAGGACGCGACGCGTTATTCCATCCACGCGCGGTGGAGCAGCTGCATGCAAACAGTGCCGGGAAGGTCGGAGTTCTGACGCAATTCGCTGCATCATCGCTTGCCATTGCAGCTCGCGAGGGTCTCGAGCAAGTCACCCCGCATGCGGTCCAACTGACTGAGTTTGCGGCGCGGCGTGCGACGCGGGCAGCGGCTTAGCCTACGTGGTAGGCCGATCGCATTGTCGATTCGTCGGAGCTCAATCCCCACGGCGATCTCTCTCCCCCGCGAGATTAGGTCTCCCCCGCGAGATTAAGCGCGCAGACCTTGCGCTCGTCCCCATGCGGATAATTGTTTTTGACGGCCAATCCGCGTGGTAATCACTTCCCATTGTTGGGCAACTTGGTCAAGTGCCGCTTGGGCATCGAGTTTTCCATCGATTGTCTTGCCAATCGCAGTGTCCAAGGCTGCATAATAAGCGTCCGCGTCGAAGAGTTGCAGCGATGGCAAGGTGACGGGGGTTTGTAGCCGCTCGGTCAACCACGCTGCATAGCCACTTTGGCGAACCGGTTCGGACGACAACTCGGATTGATGGGGAGTTCGGATGGAGGTTGCCCCGGACACCTGGCGTCGAATCGCGTCGCTTCCTTCGCCCCCTGCGATCCAGTCCATCCATCGTTTGGACACCGCACTTTGGCGACACGTTGCGGAGAGTGAAACCAGTGTCGAATAGGGATCCAAGAAGATGCGTTTGTTGTCATCCGCTCCGGGCAAGTTACTAACGTTCACCTCCACGTCACTGGCGTTGTTCGTTGCGGCGAAACCAATCCCGCCCCTTTGCTGTCCATTTTGGATCGAGGTCCAGATCTGAGTGGGGGTTTGTCGTTTTGGTGAATAGCGTGCTGCGGTTTTTGCCATCTGTTGCAGCACATCGACGTACGGTTCGGTGTTCAGCGTCGGTTGGAAATCATCGCGAGTGAACAGCCAGCCTTGGGAAAGCGTTGACGCGGCTCGCCACAGGAACATCGTCGCTGCCCAACCCGCCGCGAGCGGCTCGTTGGCGTTCCCTTTGAGGTCGTCGGCAACCCAGCGGTCGTAATCCTCCCACGATTCCATGACGGGAACCTCATCGGTGCTCAACAGGGCGGGTTGGTTCGCTCCCAATGGCATCGCGAAAAATTCACCGGCGTAACGGGCCGCCCCGTTGCGCACCGCTGAATAAAGGTCACCCGTTTGGGTTTCCATTTCTTTGAATTGTTCATCGCTGATGGGGATGATGGCTTCCGCAGCGACCAATTCGGGGACCGCCCACAGCGGATAGATAACCAAGTCACTTTGGTGAGTCTGCTCGATCAAGCGGTCGATCAAGCGATCCGCTTGGCCTTGCGCGACGTTTGTCCCAGGATCGCCGCCTGCCCGGTTGGCTTGAATCGTCGTGATCGTCAACGGTTGTTCGTGGATCGAGGACCACGACCGCGAGATCACCTCCGCCTCTTCGTCGCTTCCCACCATGGTGATGCGGAGGGGGATGTCGGTGCGGGACTTCGTGGTCAGCGGCTTCTCGGCGGACGGTCGTGAGCATCCCGCTAGCGTCAGTGTCGCCCCGGTTGCGGTCGCCAGTAGTTGGCGTCGATTGAGTCGGAGCGTGTGTCGAGATTCAGCCACGGCGTTAAACTTTGAGTAATGGTCCGAAGGATTTGCCATCCGTTGTAGCCGACGGGGCTGTCGTTTGGCTATCGCCGTATACGTACTATAGTATCAGGCTGTTCGTGACCGTTTTTGATTCTTTTTTCGTTGTTGGAACCCGCATGAGCTACTATCTCGGAATTGACATTGGAACGAGCGGCACGAAGACGCTGTTGATTCAATCCGATGGGACGATTGTTGCCGAAGCCAATGCGGAATATCCGCTGAACCAGCCTCGGGCAGGGTGGACTGAACAAGATCCCGAAAATTGGTGGCAAGCAACGATTCAAACCGTTCGTGCGGTGATGGCGTCGAGCAAGCGAAAGCCAAGCGAGGTCAAGGCAATTGGTTTGAGCGGCCAAATGCACGGCTCGGTCTTTCTAGACAAGCACCACAACGTGATCCGTCCCGCGTTATTGTGGAACGACCAACGCACCGCTGCGGAGTGCGACGAAATCACTGCGGCGGCGGGCGGTCGCAAGGCATTGATCAAAATGGTCGCCAATCCCGCATTGACGGGGTTCCAGGCGCCGAAGATTCTCTGGCTTCGTAACCACGAAAAGAGAAACTTTGACAAGCTTGCCAAAGTGCTGCTTCCCAAGGATGAGATTCGCCGGCGATTGACGGGCGAGCTTGTGACCGAGGTGAGTGACGCGAGCGGCACGTTGTTGTTGGATGTGGTGCGTCGCGGTTGGTCCAAAAAACTATTGGGCAAACTGGACCTCGATGCTGACCTGCTTCCCCGCGTGGTGGAGAGTGACGAAGTCACCGGGACGCTCACAACCGAGGTGGCGGCCCAACTGGGATTGACGACCGCTTGTAAGGTCGTCGGCGGCGCAGGCGACTGTGCCGCAGGCGCGGTCGGCAATGGCGTCGTCAAGCAAGGCGTGCTCAGCACATCGATTGGGACCAGTGGGGTGATGTTCGTGCACAGCGACCAACCCCAATATGATGTCGCCGGTCGGTTGCATACGTTTTGTCATGCGGTCCGCGGAAAATGGCACATGATGGGGGTGAATCTTACTAGCGGTGGGGCGCTGCAGTGGTGGGTTGACTCGGTGCTGCAAGGCTTGGCGGGAATCGACAACGCTCAGCGTTTCCAGGCGGCTACGGCGGAAGCTCAAGCGATTGCGGCCGGAAGTGACGGCATGCTCTTTTTGCCTTACCTCAATGGCGAGCGAACACCGCACGCGGATCCCCATGCACGGGGAAGTTTTGTTGGTATGAATTTGACCCACACACGCGGCCACATGACACGCAGTGTGATGGAAGGGATTACATTCGCGCTGCGCGATAGTCTTCAAATCATCGAGTCGCTCGATGTACCAGTGCGACAAATTCGAGCCTCCGGAGGCGGCAGCAAGAGTCCGTTTTGGCGTCAAATGCAAGCCGATGTCTTTGGCAAAAAGATCACGCGTTTGGAAGTCGAGCAGGGGCCCGCGTTCGGAGTCGCGTTGTTGGCGGCCGTGGGCGATGGCGCCTATCGGTCGATCGAGTCGGCGTGTCGTGCCACAATTAAGGTCGCCGAAGAAACGAAACCGGATCGCAAGGCGGTTGCGAATTACAATAAATTGTTCTCGATCTATTGCGATTTGTATGGCCAACTGAAGGATTCGATGTCAGCGCTTAGCGATTACCAAAACGCGTAAGCCTTCACGTGGCCCACAAAAAAACTCGTTCCCAGGAGGGTTTCCCAGGAGCGAGTTATGGTGCATGTCGCGCGGCAAACTCCGCCACGCTTGGTCAGGGGGCTCTCGACGCCTTGCCGCCGCTGCGGCTCTAGCCGATCTTCTTGGCAACCTTCTCAAGCAACGCTTTGCTCTTGCGGATGCCGACGTACTCGTCGCCGGAGCCTTCGAATTCGATTCCCACGTAGCCGTGGTAGCCGTGCGCGACGACGATCTTCATCATCCGTTCGTAGTCGGTCGCGGTTTCGTTGCCTTGATCATCAAATTCATGCGTCTTTGCACTGACCGCTTTGGCGTACGGCATCAACGCTTGAACGCCGTGGTAACGGTTGAATACATCGGGGTTTTCGCCGCGAGTGATGTAGAAGTTTCCAAAATCGGGCAGCGTTCCACAATTGTCCATGCCGACTCGTTCAATCACGACGGCCAACCAAGCGGCGTTGCTGCTCAAACCACCGTGGTTTTCCACGATCACGTTGATGTCGTGCGGTGCGGCAAACTCGCTGAGTTGGCGAAGTCCATCGGCGGCACGATCAAGTTGTTCCGTGTACGATCCACCGCTGGCGGCGTTGACGCGGATCGAGTGGCATCCCAAGAACTTAGCCGCTTCGACCCATTGGTAATGGTTCTCGACCGCCTGTTTGCGTTTGTCTTCGTTGGGGTCGCCCAAGTGTCCTTCGCCATCGACCATGATCAACAGACTCTTCACGCCGACATCGTTACAGCGACCTTTGAGTTCACCGAGATACTTGCTGTCCTTGGCTTTGTCCTTGAAGAATTGGTTGACGTACTCCACGCCATCAATCCCAAACTCTTCTTTCGTAATTCGCGGGAAGTCGAGATTGGTGATTCCCTTGGATGCATCGCGCAAGGTGCGATGCAGCGACCATTCGGCAAGTGAAATTTTGAAGGGTGCCTCCGCAGCGTCGGCAGCAAACAAGCGGTCATTGACCAAGGTGGTGGCCGCGACCGCAGCCATCGATGCTTGCATGAATTGACGACGGCTTGGTGCAATGGAGCGGTTTGACATGATGTCTTCTAGCCTTGGGCGGGAAGGTGAGGGATGGGATGGTTGTGGTGGATTGGTGACAAAATTGTAATTCGCCGCTGCGAGCTTCGCTTGGAGGAACCGGATGAAACACGCTAAAAAATAGCGATGCAATGGCCTTGGTAGCCAATTTGACGCAGTCGGGGGCAGCGATGAGGGGACTCAGCTCGTTTGTTGGGGGGCATGACGCTGCGACGCAAACGCTCCGCTTGGACTACAATCACACTCGATTTCGGCTTTGTCCATCTTCCCCCCCCCCTTCCCTCCCTCTCTGGTACACAAACAAAAACCTATGAGAAATGTATTTTCGTTGATGACCACCCTGCTGATGCTGGCGGCATTTTTTAGTACCCCGGTCCATTCGCAAGAGCCCCAATTCCGCGACCTCTTTAACGGCAAAGATTTGTCAGGCTGGATCGATGTCAACACATCGCCGGAGACGTGGAGTGTGAAGGACGGATTGCTTGTTTGTACGGGCTTGCCGATCGGCGTCATGCGTTCGGACCGTCAATATGAAAACTTCATTCTCGAAGTCGAGTGGCGCCACATGGAAGCAGGCGGAAACTCGGGAGTGTTCCTGTGGTCCGACGCGACGCCCAATCCCAAGAATCGATTGCCGCTCGGCATGGAAGTCCAGATGCTTGAACTTGATTGGGTGAACCAGAACAAACGCGCTGATGGAACGCTGCCGCCGATCGCCTACGTGCACGGAGAATTATTCGGTGCCGGCGGGATGACCGCGGTTCCCGATAATCCACGCGGCAGTCGTAGCAAGTCGCTCGAAAATCGTTGTAAAGGGGTTGGCCAATGGAATCACTATCTCGTCGTCGCCGTCGATGGGACGGTGAAGCTTTCGGTGAATGGCAAGTTCGTCAACGGAATCCGAAACGCATCGTTAAAAAAGGGCTACCTCTGTTTGGAGTCCGAAGGTCGCGAAATTCACTTTCGGAAAATTCGCATCATGGAATTGCCAGGCGGAATGGCGGATGAAACCACCACCGCAGCGCTGCTAAAGTAGCCTTGCATCGAGCGCACCGTGGAATGCGTTACGGATTTGGGCTCTCCGTTTGACGCTGATACACCGTGGCTCGAATCATTTCAAAGTGGAACCGTTTTTCTAGCTGAGGTTCAAATCCGAGAGAGTGAAGTGGAGGGCTGGGATCGACAATGCGACGTGGTCCCAGTCCGGTTTGCCAACGAAAAAACGCGTGCATGATGGCGAGCCAAAACTTCGCCCACCATCGCCGGAGTCCTCGTTTGGGCTCACAAAAATCGACCACGTACCAACGAGCTTGCCTGTTCAATGCATTCGCGATTCGCGGCAACAGTTCATTGAGTTGACGTTCATCAAAACAATCCAGAAAGAAGGCGGTGATCACGGTATCAAACGTCGACGTCGGCAACGGAAACGACTCGATCGGCGACGTGATCCACGTCACTGCATGTTCGCTGTGCTTGCTCGCTAATCCGCTCCGAGACAACGCGGCAAAGCGTTTGCGTTGCTGCTCGATCATCACGGGGCTGATGTCGACGCTCGTGATTTGTGCGGTGGGACAGTGTTTTATAAATGCTTCAAGCAATCGACCATCGCCATCACCGAGCACCAGAACGTGCGGGGCTGAGTGTGCGTTGGCAAGCTCGGGGATGCACGAAACACGGGCATGCTGCAGAGTGTTGCCGAAGCGCAGTTTCTCTAACCACTCGTAATGCTTGGCGAGTCTGTTGTAGCCGGCCCGGCATCGGTCGTTCATGTTGCGATTGCCATGGCCAAGAATGGCGATAGC
This window encodes:
- a CDS encoding glycosyltransferase is translated as MRIAFVITELNPGGAERCLTEIAIGMADNTNEVRVYSLGSPPIPHKAMFVDRLSSHGISVTFLNLDSAWHFLQARRELRKLLRAFQPALVQTFLFHANVIGTLAAKDAGVDICVGGIRVAQTHRIRNQVERRVVKKMQRVVCVSEQVQAFSHRCLGTEAPQTCVIPNGVDVPQFSSALPIAWHTLDWDDESMVTLFVGRMHPQKGLELIQEQIDLLAPPGSNRRVLLIGEGPLESKIDHWTRQVGLDRVKRLPWRANIGAWMRASRVLVLPSHYEGMPNVVLEAMAAGLPVVCSNVEGSSELLAHCPDDQLFESGDSDAMARQVKRFLDDAALSRDRGQRNQSRARTDFSIPTMVDRYRTLYRDLISRPN
- a CDS encoding RsmE family RNA methyltransferase, with amino-acid sequence MTRRYYCPNLPLKGGKVALLDTEAQHAIRVMRANAGDGITLFDGQGNEADATIDAVTRRECFCSANPSTRPNRESTTSLHLGIALPKPDRCRELIERLTEIGVRTVTPVVAARTQREPSAALLEKLRRTVIEACKQSGRNRLMTIQAPVTTATFVAEPAVPSETRWIAHPNDECEDVLRSPPASRPDEETKSYLVAVGPEGGWTDDEVALASQHGFQCLPLGNRIYRIETAAVVIAARLL
- the xylB gene encoding xylulokinase: MSYYLGIDIGTSGTKTLLIQSDGTIVAEANAEYPLNQPRAGWTEQDPENWWQATIQTVRAVMASSKRKPSEVKAIGLSGQMHGSVFLDKHHNVIRPALLWNDQRTAAECDEITAAAGGRKALIKMVANPALTGFQAPKILWLRNHEKRNFDKLAKVLLPKDEIRRRLTGELVTEVSDASGTLLLDVVRRGWSKKLLGKLDLDADLLPRVVESDEVTGTLTTEVAAQLGLTTACKVVGGAGDCAAGAVGNGVVKQGVLSTSIGTSGVMFVHSDQPQYDVAGRLHTFCHAVRGKWHMMGVNLTSGGALQWWVDSVLQGLAGIDNAQRFQAATAEAQAIAAGSDGMLFLPYLNGERTPHADPHARGSFVGMNLTHTRGHMTRSVMEGITFALRDSLQIIESLDVPVRQIRASGGGSKSPFWRQMQADVFGKKITRLEVEQGPAFGVALLAAVGDGAYRSIESACRATIKVAEETKPDRKAVANYNKLFSIYCDLYGQLKDSMSALSDYQNA
- a CDS encoding sugar phosphate isomerase/epimerase family protein yields the protein MSNRSIAPSRRQFMQASMAAVAATTLVNDRLFAADAAEAPFKISLAEWSLHRTLRDASKGITNLDFPRITKEEFGIDGVEYVNQFFKDKAKDSKYLGELKGRCNDVGVKSLLIMVDGEGHLGDPNEDKRKQAVENHYQWVEAAKFLGCHSIRVNAASGGSYTEQLDRAADGLRQLSEFAAPHDINVIVENHGGLSSNAAWLAVVIERVGMDNCGTLPDFGNFYITRGENPDVFNRYHGVQALMPYAKAVSAKTHEFDDQGNETATDYERMMKIVVAHGYHGYVGIEFEGSGDEYVGIRKSKALLEKVAKKIG
- a CDS encoding 3-keto-disaccharide hydrolase; protein product: MRNVFSLMTTLLMLAAFFSTPVHSQEPQFRDLFNGKDLSGWIDVNTSPETWSVKDGLLVCTGLPIGVMRSDRQYENFILEVEWRHMEAGGNSGVFLWSDATPNPKNRLPLGMEVQMLELDWVNQNKRADGTLPPIAYVHGELFGAGGMTAVPDNPRGSRSKSLENRCKGVGQWNHYLVVAVDGTVKLSVNGKFVNGIRNASLKKGYLCLESEGREIHFRKIRIMELPGGMADETTTAALLK
- a CDS encoding class I SAM-dependent methyltransferase, with amino-acid sequence MNDRCRAGYNRLAKHYEWLEKLRFGNTLQHARVSCIPELANAHSAPHVLVLGDGDGRLLEAFIKHCPTAQITSVDISPVMIEQQRKRFAALSRSGLASKHSEHAVTWITSPIESFPLPTSTFDTVITAFFLDCFDERQLNELLPRIANALNRQARWYVVDFCEPKRGLRRWWAKFWLAIMHAFFRWQTGLGPRRIVDPSPPLHSLGFEPQLEKRFHFEMIRATVYQRQTESPNP